The sequence GGCTGCAACCAAAAATATCATACAAAGACCAAGTTTTAACTCACCCTTTTTGATAAGAACCGCAGCTGTTATGATATTTGCGAGCGAAAAAAATATATTTGCGTAGCCAGGACCGTAGCTAAAGATAAATGGCAACGACACGAGCAGTGCCCCAAGCAGCAAACCACTCTTATTTTTTTCTTTAAAAAATAGTGCAAAATAAGCAACACTAAATAGGATAAAGACAAAGCCAAAATTGCTTTTAAAAAACGACTTCACAAACCAAAGCTCTTCATCTCCAACCTCAAATAAATTTCTTTCTTCAAATAAAAGCAGACAAAGCAACAACACAAAAACGCCAAAATTTTTACCAAATTCTTTCGTAAATGCGCCAAGCCCTACTCTAAATTTATCTAGTAGCGGCGAAATACTAATAAGTAAAAGTGCATAAGATAGCGATACGATCGCAACCATCGGAAGTCCAAACAAAAATCCATAATCAAATATCGCCCTAAAACCACTAATGTAGCCGCAAAATGAAATGATGTATATAAAAATATCTATAAAAAGCACAAAAGCAAGCCATTTTGAGTCGTCTTTGTAAAGCGTATATGCGCCAAGTACTATAAAAATGATAAAGCCAAAACCAAAGTCGCCCTGATAAGCTATCATAAAAAACCAAACTGTCGCAAAGATAAGGCTTTGGGCTACCAACACACCTTTTTTACTAGCAAAAGAAACCGCAAACGCTCCGATACTCCAAAGCAAGATACCGCCACTTGGCTCATCGCTAATGTTATAAATTTGAGCAATAAGAGCAATCGCCGCACCAAAGCAGAAATTTCCAAGAAAAAACATCGCCGTTGATAGATTTTCCTTTCCCTTTGCAAGATAGTAAATTCCACCAAAATTTACAAGCCCAAGTACAAACAACACAAGTGCTAAACGTCCTAGTCTTGGTATCTCTTCCCAGTTTGCACCAACGAGCGTAAAAAAGGCTAGCGCAAAAAAGAGATATGCTACGAGCTTTAGGACAAAACTTATCTTGTCACTATGGGCATCAGGGTCGATGTCGTATAAATTTGCTATTTTTATAGCGGTCTCTTTATCGACTATGCCGTCACTTTGCCACCGATCCAGCTCTTTTGTTAGAAAAATTCTATTTAAAAAGTTCATTATTCACACTCTCTTTTATAAGATATACAAAAACCAAATTTCTAGCCAGTGTCTTAAATGCCGTATTTATGTCCATTGACACTGCCTTAAAAAATATAATTGTGATTTAAAATATAAAAAAATACAGAAGCTAAAATGCTGCCGATAATAAAAATTTTTAGCAAGGTAGCTTGGGCCAGGCTCCTAAGCTTTGCTTTAAAAATTTCTCGCTTAAGTCTAAACCCAAGTAAAAAGAAAAAAACGGCCATCAAACTATCATTTACCAAAAGGATAAGGGGCTTTTGTATCGGCGATTTACCAAAATTTAGCCTTGTATCGATTTGTAAAAATGAGTTATAAAAACTGCTTAAAAAAACATTTTCAAAGATAAATGTCACTAAAGCAACAGCGATAAGAAAGATACCACCGCTAGCTTCACCTATAAAAAAATCCCAAAAATTCCTAAAACCCATAAAGACCCTTAAAAAACTAAAACCTAGGAATAGCTGCCCTTGTGAGTTTAGAAAATTTTACACCCTTTAAGCCGGCGATCCTTTCAGCAAAGCGTTCAATTTTGCCAGCCTCGCCTCTTATTGAAATCGTTTCTAAGCAGTTATGATGATCGACATGAACATGGTTTGTGCAGATGATTTTCACATCAGAGCTATGCTCTATATCCATCTTTTTATTCACCAAATCGTTGTGATGATGCATATAAATGAGCGTCAAAACCCCGATCAACTCCTCACTAGCGTCCTTCCAGCTATCACTTACGATCTTTTCACGGATCAAATCCCTTGTAAATTCACTCCTAGAAGCGTAGCCTTGTTCGCTAACTTTTCTATCTAGTTCGTCTAGTAATTGACTAGGCAAAGAAACACTAAAACGTATAACACTATCCATTTTTTGCTCCTTTCTTGTTTGATTACCGTTTATAATCATTATACATCACTTATTAGAAAATGTGGATAAATAATAATAAATTTGCCCTAAATTTACGTTAGAATCGTTACTACAGAATTTCTTATTGATATAAAATTTCAAATTTGCTTTAGTAAATTTTTTGTAAATAAGTTCAAGTAAAGTCTTATTTTGAAAAACTCCACCGCTTAGCAAAATTTCCATTTTTTCTTTTTTTGAAATTTCAAAAATAATATCAGCCAAGCCATTTATAAATGCCGTCGCAGCCACTCTTGGCTCATCTTTTAAAGCACTTTTAAAAGCTTCTTTAAAGCCTATAACTCCATTATCTAGACTAAATTTATAACACACATCTAAATTTTTATCATAAAGTGCTTCAAGCCTCATGCCACTCTCACCTTCAAAACTTGAGTGAAAAAGCCCACAAATAATCGCTCCAAATGCGTCAAATATCCTACCAACCGAGCTAGTCTTTATTAAGTTTAATCCTTTTTGCTCCATTTTTTTAAAATTTGCAAGCATTTT comes from Campylobacter concisus and encodes:
- a CDS encoding DUF2157 domain-containing protein, which encodes MNFLNRIFLTKELDRWQSDGIVDKETAIKIANLYDIDPDAHSDKISFVLKLVAYLFFALAFFTLVGANWEEIPRLGRLALVLFVLGLVNFGGIYYLAKGKENLSTAMFFLGNFCFGAAIALIAQIYNISDEPSGGILLWSIGAFAVSFASKKGVLVAQSLIFATVWFFMIAYQGDFGFGFIIFIVLGAYTLYKDDSKWLAFVLFIDIFIYIISFCGYISGFRAIFDYGFLFGLPMVAIVSLSYALLLISISPLLDKFRVGLGAFTKEFGKNFGVFVLLLCLLLFEERNLFEVGDEELWFVKSFFKSNFGFVFILFSVAYFALFFKEKNKSGLLLGALLVSLPFIFSYGPGYANIFFSLANIITAAVLIKKGELKLGLCMIFLVAAARYFQLIGDYIGATALFMVFAFIVLVVARKGRKK
- a CDS encoding Na+/H+ antiporter NhaA; this translates as MGFRNFWDFFIGEASGGIFLIAVALVTFIFENVFLSSFYNSFLQIDTRLNFGKSPIQKPLILLVNDSLMAVFFFLLGFRLKREIFKAKLRSLAQATLLKIFIIGSILASVFFYILNHNYIF
- the nikR gene encoding nickel-responsive transcriptional regulator NikR, whose amino-acid sequence is MDSVIRFSVSLPSQLLDELDRKVSEQGYASRSEFTRDLIREKIVSDSWKDASEELIGVLTLIYMHHHNDLVNKKMDIEHSSDVKIICTNHVHVDHHNCLETISIRGEAGKIERFAERIAGLKGVKFSKLTRAAIPRF